A genomic window from Candidatus Edwardsbacteria bacterium includes:
- a CDS encoding class I SAM-dependent methyltransferase → MSIIKDHPTHGFLQNPAGQNVFLYLTKYVRDFTESYFSRDIGQLSILDWGCGKGHVTYLLRKLGARPISCDLKCDRGDSSFGQDVPIIIDQGLRVEPLKHEYLLPFDNASMDIVLGFGVLEHVPYDTNSLMEINRILKQGGIFFCFNLPYILSWTQRLCRLRGDYYHDRLYNKRKVNTMLSTSG, encoded by the coding sequence ATGAGCATCATCAAAGATCATCCTACCCATGGGTTTCTTCAGAATCCTGCCGGTCAAAACGTTTTCCTGTATCTGACAAAGTATGTCAGAGATTTTACGGAAAGTTATTTTTCCCGGGACATCGGCCAACTTTCTATTCTCGACTGGGGCTGCGGCAAAGGGCATGTTACATACCTGCTGCGTAAGCTGGGGGCCCGTCCAATCAGCTGTGACCTGAAATGCGACAGGGGTGATTCCAGTTTCGGGCAGGATGTGCCGATAATAATAGATCAGGGGTTAAGGGTCGAACCCTTAAAACATGAATATCTTCTGCCGTTCGATAACGCATCCATGGATATTGTGCTGGGTTTTGGTGTCTTGGAGCATGTTCCTTACGACACAAACTCGCTAATGGAGATAAACAGGATCCTTAAACAAGGAGGAATATTTTTTTGTTTCAATCTGCCGTATATCCTATCATGGACACAAAGATTATGCCGTTTGAGAGGCGATTATTATCATGACCGTTTATATAATAAGCGAAAAGTAAATACAATGCTCAGCACTTCTGGTT